A segment of the Halostella salina genome:
CGGCTGGTCGGCCGTCGGCGGCGGGACGGCGTACAACGTCTGGCTCCGGGCCGACGGGGCGGCCCCCGAACACGTGTTCAACTCATCGCCGGCGAATGCGGAGCCACGCGTCGGCGGGACGAATGTCAGCGTCGTCGCCACCGAGCGGGGCGGGTTCGCCCTGCGGGTGACGGAGGGGGACCGCCTGCTCGCCAGGGAGCCGATGCCCTCGGCCAACGGGTCGGTGACGGTCGCCGGCGTGGCGTTCGCCCGCGACGACGACGCGCTGTTCGCGGTGGCGAACGGCACCCGCGTCCGGGTCGCTGAACGCGAGGGGTTCCGGTAGGCAGTCGGACGCCGGGAGCCGCCGCCGGAACAGTGATACTCTCGAAGGACGACGTTCGGGTAGTATCCGGAATGGAACGCATCATGTTGTCGAACTCGGCGTTCGAGGGGAACAACAACGCCTATCTCTTCGACGACGGACCGGAAACGGTCCTGCTCGACACCGGCGACTGGATGGAGGCGACGCGGACACAGCTAACGGACGCGCTCGACAGCCACGGGGTGTCGGTCGCGGACATCGACCGGATCTTGCTGACTCACTGGCACCACGACCACACCGGACTGGCCGGGGAGATCCAGGCGGCGAGCGGCGCTGACGTGTTCGTCCACGCCGAGGACGCCCCGCTGGTCGGCGGCGACGACGACGCGTGGGCTGCCTTCCACGACGCGCAGGAACGTTACTTCGAGGAGTGGGGGATCCCGGAGCCGAAACGGGCGGAACTCCGGGACCGGATGGTCGACCCCACGACGCTCGACGCGCCGGAGGTTACCCCGATGTCCGACGGCGATACCTTCACTGTCAACGGGCGCGACCTGCGCGTCGTCCACACGTCGGGCCACGCCGCAGGACTGTGTATGTTCGAGACGACGCTCGACGGATCCGACGTCGTGTTCACGGGGGATGCGCTGCTTCCCGAGTACACGCCGAACGTCGGCGGGGCCGACGTCCGGGTGCGGAAACCGCTGGAGAAATACCTCCGTGCCCTCCGTCGTATCGCGGACGCGGGGTACTCGCGGGCCTGGCCCGGACACCGCGACCCGATCGACGACCCGACTGCCCGCGCCGAACACATCGCCCGGCATCACGAGGAGCGCGCGTGGCGCGTCCTCACTGCGCTCGACGAGTCCGGGCCGCTCGACCCGTGGGCGGTCAGCGCCGAGCTGTTCGGGGAGCTATCCGGCATCCACATCCTCCACGGACCGGGGGAGGCGTACGCCCACCTCGAACATCTGGCGCGGACGGGCGCAGTGGTCGCGGAGCGACGCACGTATCGCATCGCCGAGCGCGCGAGCGACGCGCTGGACCGGCGCACGGACCAGCGGTGGGAGCTCGACGTTTAGAAACCCACGCCGAACGGGGACCCGACAACCACCTACTGCGCGGTCCAGTCGATCCGGAAGACCTCGGCGTCGATCGTCTCGCGGTCGGCGTCGTGGTGGTCGAACTGCCGGTCGAGTGCCAGCTCCGCCGCGAACGCCTCCGTCACCTCGCCGCCGGCGTCGGCGGCGAACGACTCGACGAACTCGCGGCTGCCCGCGTTGTGGACGGAGTAGGAGACGGCGGCGATCCCGGCGGCGGCTTCGAGGAACGCGCGGTCGGCGTGCTCGTTGCCGTCCTGCGCGCCGAACGGCGGGTTCATCACGACGGTGACGCCGTCGACCGACAGCGGCTGGTCGGTGGCGTCGCCCTGCACCCACCCCACGTCGGCGGAGGCGGCGACCTTGCGCTCGTTGTCCCGCGCCGTCCGGAGCGGCGACGGGTCGAGGTCGATGCCGACGACGCGCTCGGGACCGCGGAGCGCGGCGGCGAGTGCGAGCATCCCCGTCCCGGTCCCCAGATCGACGACGGTTCGGCCCTCCACGTCGCCGCGGAGGTCGGCGACGTGGATAATGGAGGCGGCGAGATCCGGCGGCGTGGGGTACTGTTCGAGGGCGGCGTCCGGATCGTCGAACCCCGTGACGACGCCGAGCTGGCGGGAGAGCGCGCTCCGGGTGCTCACAGCGCGATCGGGCCGTCGACTGACAGCGTCACGCCGTCGCGGCGGGCGCGCTCGGCACACGCTTCGAGCGCAGGCCGGACCTTCCGCTCGTCGGCCACCTCGTCGAAATCGACCGTGATGCGGGCGGCTCCGAGGAAGGCGGCGGCGCGGACGTAGCCGCGAACGCGGTCGATCTCCTCTTGAGTCGCGAGCGAGCAGTCCTCGTCGAAGCAGGCCTCGATACGCAGGTCGGCGGGGTGAAGCCCCTCCTCGCTCAGTTCGCGCTTGAGGTCGCGCAGGTACTCGGGCGCGGTCGAGTCGAGCGTGTCCGCGGGGATGCTCACGGGTTCGACGTTCGTCCGCTGACAGCTCTCGACGGCGTGTTCCACGTTCGGCGTCGGCGTCGTACTCATGGTATCAACCCATATCTACTGCGTATACAAAAAGCTTTGCTGATAACTATTGGTAATTAATAGTCCCCCGGATCGCTCCCGGACGCGCCGAACAACCTCCGCACGGTCAATTTACGCCGACAGACCGTTGAAAACGAGGTTATTAGTGACCGACGGCCGCAACGACAACTATGGACTGTCCACGGTGTGACGCCGAGGTGGAGCGGTACACGCTGGAGGGCCACGACGCGCAGGTGTGCGAGCGGTGTGGCTACGTCGGCGTCTCGGTCGAACACGAGAGCGAACCCGTCGAAGTCGAGTCCTGGCAGGACGCGTTCCGCAGGTTCAACGAAAAGAACGCCGAGTGAGTTGCGCTTCGACCCCGGTTACTCGTCGGCGGCGGCCGCTTCGGCCTCCGCGTCGTCCGCCGCGCCGCCCGCGTCGGGGTCTTCCTCGTCCGACCGCGCGGCGACTAGGCCGCCACGCGCGACGCTGTACAGCGGCTCGCTGGCGTGGGTCACGCCGCTGATCGAGAACGGGATGTTCGCGTCCTCGAGATGGTCACGGAACAGCTCCTCGAACCCGTCGGGGCTGGAGGTGCCGCCGGTGACGACGACGGGCACGTCGAGCCCCTCCTCGACGTCCTCCTCGTCGACCTCCTGGACGACGCGCTCGATGACGTAGTCGAGCAGGTTCTCGTAGTAGATCGACAGCGCGCCCTCGACTCCGCCCACGTCGGTGGTGAAGTCGAGTTCGAAGTCCTCCTCCTTGATGGAGGTGACCTTGTCGACGGGCGTGCCGGTCGCCTGCGCGGCCTGCTCGTCGACCCAGTCGCCGCCGCGGGCGACGGAGAACTTCATCACGGGCACCGCGTAGTACGACAGGCAGACGTTCGTCATGCCCGCGCCGAAGGAGATGCCGAGGCCGGTGAAGTTGTTGTCCGCGAGTTCGGAGTAGACGACTGCCATCCCCTCGTTGATCGGCTCGGCGTCGTACCCCATGTCGTCGAGGAACGACTCGATCGTCTTCTGGTGATACAGCGTCGAGAGGTCCGAGTCGATCGGGTCGGCCGGCGTCGAGAAGTAGAGCTTCTCGTTCGGGCGGTCGGGCTCGCCGACGACCTGCTCGATGATGAGCTTCATCATCGGGATCGCGGACTGCTCGTCGCTGGAGAGGATCCCGTGTTTCATCGGGCGGCGCGTCTCGCGGTTGAAGATGTTGGCGAAGTTCAGGGCGTCGTCGCCCACGACGTACACCGTATCGTCCTTCCGGATGTGGAGGACTTCGCTCCGGGAGAGCATCTGCTCCGCCATATCGGAGTACTCGATCTCGACGAAGGAGTTGCGCTGCTGTACGAACACCGTGTCGCTGCCGTCCTGCTGGGCCGACAGGATGTTCATCGTGCCGACGTCTAGGCCTTTGGCCATGGGTGATACAAGTCCACCCCCCGATAATAAATCTATGTGAAAAAACTCAAGAAATCGACTCCTATAATTTATTCGAGCGCCGAAAACCGCACCTATCTAAATAATCGAATATATCTATCTATTTTATATATTAGCTCAATCCGAGCTTGCTACGGAGCCGGGAGAGCAGCCCCGGCAGGCCGCCGTCGTCGGAACTCGACGCTTCGTCGTCCTCCCGCTTTTGCTGTCGGAGTTCGTTCAACTTCGCCGTCTGGTCGTCGACAGTAGATTCCGACGTTGCGGTTTTCTTCTCGCCGCCTTTCATCTGCCGGAGCCCCTGGACCTGCGAGTCGACGCCGGTCGACCGCGAGGTCTCGGCGTCTACGTCCATCCCGGACACGTCGATGTCGGCGTCGGTGTTGACCGAGATCTTCCGGCCCTCGTGTTTCTCGACGCCGCCCCACGACAGCTCCACGTCCTCCATCGCGCTCTCGATGTCGGACTCGATCTGCTCGTCGGAGATCGCCTCGCCGTCGTCGTCCTCGTCCTCGACCGGCTCGATGTCGCCGGGCTGGGGCTGGACCCGCGCGAGCTGGTGGGCGACCAGCGCCGCGCCGGTCGCGCCGACGACGACGGTCAGGCCGGTGGCGTACGCGGCGACGACCTCCAGCGTGTAGTCCGCGCCGTAGCCGTTCCAGTCGTCGGGGTACACGGCGTTGAAGCCGACCACTGCGGCGAGGTTGATCGCGCCGCCGACCGCGGCGGCGTACTGCGCCCGCTGCTCGACCGGCAGCAACACGACGATGCCGATCATCGCCGCCGGCAGCGACAGCATGCCGAGCGTGTAGGCCGGTCCCATCCGCGCGAAGTAGGCGGCCGTTCGCGGCTCCGCGGCGCTCCCCCAGAGGAACAGTACCAGTGCGATGACCCCCAGCGCGATCCCACCGAAGAACAGCCCGAACCCGAGGTAGACGTCCGTGCGGGCGTCCGGCTCCCCGATGTAGGTCCGGTACCACTCGAAGAGACGGTTGTCGGTTTCCTTACTTTCAACCATTATCGGAGGCATACTGAGGCCACTACTATCATTCTTTGGCAGAAAGCCCTCGCGGCGGACTGGCGTCCGCCGCGTCGCCCTTTCTATGTCCGCCAACGAGCGCCACGGGCGCTCGTTCCAGGTACCGCTAGTCTGCGCGAGCGCCAGCGGTCGCTGGCGCACGCTTCGAGTGCCTGCCCTTCCCCGGACGCTCGCACGCGGCGCGTCGGAGCGCCGCGCGCTCGCGCTGGCCGCGTGGAAAGACGGGCCGCGTGGTTCTGTCTCTCATACCGGGAGAAAGCACTTGACGTGGGTTCCCGGATCCGAGGCCATGGAGACGGTACTCTCGTTCGAGTACGACCACCGCCACGAGATGCCCCAGGGCCACGACGAGATCCGAACCCCGGATGCGCTCGTGGAGCATTTTCTCCGCGAGTACACCGACCCCGGCGACCGCGTCTTCGACCCCTTCGCCGGATTCGGGACGACGCTCCGGACCGCCGAACGCCTTGACCGCGTTCCCTACGGCATCGAGTACGAACCCGACCGCGTCGAGTACGTCCGCGACAAACTGGACGGGGGCGAGGTGCGCAACGCCGATGTCCTCGAACTGGACGCCGACGCGTTCCCGGCCTGCGAACTCGCCTTCACCTCGCCGCCGTTCTGTGTCGAGGGGATGGAGCGCAACCCCTTCGAGAACTACGCCGGCGAGAGTACGTACGCGGAGTACCTCGACGACGCCGCGACCGCGTTCGCCAACGTCGCCGACGTGCTCGCGCCGGGCGGCCACCTCGTGATCGAGGTGGTGAACATGCGCCACGACGGCGAGGTGACGACGCTCGCGTGGGACCTGGCCGACAGCGCGGCCGAGTCGCTCGCGTTCCGGGGCGAGGTCGTCGTGGCGTGGGAGGGCGACGGCTACCCCGACCGCGAGGGCAGCTACGGCTACGGCTTCGACCACTCGTACTGTCTGGTGTTCGAGAACCCGGCGTAAGGAGTCGGCGGAAGCGCCGTTACCAGGTGCCGTGGAACGTGTCGAAGGAGAGCTCGTCCAGTGGCTTGTTGCCGACCGCGATCTCGTACTCGCCGGGCGTCAGCATCGGCTTGTGGAACTGCGGGCCGTCGTCGGTGGTGATCCGCGGACAGCCGGTGTTGACGAACGCGTCCATGTCGAAGTTGCGCAGGCGGTCCGGCGTCACCTCGTCCATCGTGATGAGGTAGGCGTTGTCGTTGTCGTCCAGAATGTCCTGGGCCTGCTCCCAGCGGCCCTGGCCGATCTTCGTGCAGAAGATGACGCCCCACTTCTCGGCGTCCATCGCCTTGTGGACCGACGCGTAGCGCTGCTTCATGAACTTCTCCGTGTCGGCCACCGTGACGACGTTGTTGACGGGGTCGCCGATGACGACCTTCTTGTCGGGGTGCTCCATCGCGAGGCCGAGCGGGTGGAACTTCCCGCCGCCGACGTACAGCACCTGGTCGGCGTCGACCTCGGCGGAGGCGTAGTTGCAGCCGAGCACCTGTCCCTCGTGGGTCAGGCGGTCGTCGCCGCGGCGCGTGTGGACCTCGTAGCCGCGCTCCTCCAGCCACGCCTTCATGTCCTCGAACTGGTTCATGTGCTGGGCGGTGGTGACGAGGCCGACCTCGTCGCCCGGCAGTTCCTCCAGCGCCTCCTCCATGATGGGGAACACGTCGACGTTCGAGAACAGCGGGACGTAGATCACCTTGTCCGTGTTCTTCATCGGCGAGTGGCCGAAGTGGACGAACACGTCGGTCCGCTTCATCAGGAAGGTGTCGAGGTCACAGGCCCCGTAACAGGGCTGGCCCGACAGCATCACGGTCACGTCGTCGGGGACGAGTTCGCGGATGTCGTCGGCCACCCGAGGGCCGCGACGTTTCAGCCCCTCCGGGAACTGCAGGCCGACCTTCTTCGCGTCGCGCTCCTCTACGGCCTCGACGATGCGGTCGAGTTCGTAGTCCCACTCGCGGTCGTGCTTGAGGGACATGCCCGTGTTTCGCAGGTCCCCCTCCGAGAACTCCGACTCCTGGCTCATTGGACCGTTGTAGCCACCGAGGCCGTTTAACGGCGACGCTTCGGGGTTCCGGTGGTACGGGAACGATCTGCGGCGGGGTCGCGGTCGCCTATTCGGCGTCTTTCAGGTAGACGTTCCCCTGCACGACGACGGAGCCGCCACCCGCCGGCCGACGGTCGGAGGTCGGCTCGGAATCGCTCACGAGCGCGGACAACGACTCCCACTTCAGCAGCGCGAACCCGGCGACGATGACGGCGAACCCGGCCACGGTCGAGGCGGTGATCGTCTCGCCCAGCGCCGCCCAGCCGGCGACCGCGGCGACGGCCGGCGTGGCGTAGTTGACGAGGCTCGCCTCGTTCGGCCCGGTGCGCTCCAGCAGGTCGAAGTAGAGCAGGAACCCACCGGCCCCGGCAACGACGGCGAGATACAGCAGGCCGGCGACGACACGGGGCGACCACGAGGCGGCCGCGAGCGACTCCCCTGTCGCCGCGCTGATGGCGTGCAACACGAGCGCACCGACGGCCAGCATCCACGCCTGCGTCGGCACGGTGCCGAGGCCGACGCGGAACCGCCGCGTCAGCACCGACCCGAGCGCGAAGGAGAGCGCCGAGAGGAACAGCAGCCCGACGCCGAGGATCCCGCCGTCGAGCGACGAGCCGGTCGGGTTCGCGACGACCGCGACGCCGACGAGGCCGAGCAGGACGCCGGCGACCCCGGGCCGCGACAGCGTCTCGTCGTCCAGCAGCAGGAAGGCGATCGGCGGCGTGACGACGGGTGTGAGGCTGAGCACGATCGCGCCGATCGCGGAGCTGACGTACTGCTGGCCGGAGAACAGCAGCGCGAAGTGGAGCCCGACCATCAGCGTTCCGCCCGTCGCGACGAGACGCAGTTCGGGGCCGGCACGGGGGATCCAGCGCTCCGACCGGATGGCTGCGTACCCGAGCACCACCAGCGCGGCGATGTCGTACCGCAGCGCGGCGAACAGCACCGGCGGGAGCGACGCGAGCCCCGATTTGATCGCGATAAACGACGACCCCCACACGACGGCGAGAGCGACGAACGTCCAGACGTTTCTGAATTTGTATATATCCATTGTAAACTCCTCCTGCGAGAGACCGCGGGGATATACTCCGTAATCACCCCGTATGCATCAATTTTCTCGAAGTAACGGTACCACGTCACACTGTCGTATGGGAGTCCGTTTCTCGGAAATATTAACCGATCTCGTCGAGCAGGATCGGGCACCGTTGCCGGCCGAGACCCCGGTGTTCCGGCAGGTTCAAACGGATCGGGTCCTAACCGGCGAGCATGAGCATCGAGACCGACGCTGCCGCGGAGACGGCCGACGAAGACGTCGAGGCGCTCGGCCGGGAGCTCGGCGAGGCGATCGCCGACCTGCCCGAGTATCGGGAGTTCGAGGAGAAGAAAGCGGCCGTCGAGGCGTCCGACGAGGCCCAGGCGAAGATAGAGGAGTTCGAGGAGATCCGCCAGGAGTTCATGCTCGCCCGGCAGACCGGCGAGGCGAGCCAGGAGGACCTCCGCGAGGTCCAGCGCGCACAGCAGGAACTGCACGAGATCCCCGTCATGGCGGAGTACCACGACGCCCAGAACGCGCTCGACGCGCGCCTCGAAGCGGTCAACGAGGCGATCTCGGAGCCGCTGGCCGTCGACTTCGGCGAGGAAGCCGGCGGCTGCTGTCAGGACTGAGCGCTCGAACCGCCCGAATGGGACAGCCTGAAGGGCGGACAACCCTAACTTCTCGGCGATGGAGACACAGCGCAGCGGACCGGCCGCGGACGCCCCGCTCGTAACGCGGAGCCGGGCGATACCCGCCGTCCCGGTCCGGACAGCTCTCGACGCCTTCGACGCCCCGAGAGCCGTCTGGGCCGCGCCCGGCGAGCCGACCGTCGCCGGCTGTGGCGCGGCCGCCACGGTCGTCGCGGACGAGAACCGCTTCGCGGCGGTCCGCGAGGCGGCCGACGACCTGTTCGGCTCGTTCGACGACGGCGCAGCGCCGCCTGCCCGCCCGCGACTGTTCGGGGGGTTTGCCTTCCACGACGACCACGACCCGGAACCGCCGTGGGAGGGATTTCCGCCCGCTTACTTCGTCCTGCCGCGCGTGCAGGTCACGACCGACGGCGACGACGCCTGGGTCACGGTAAACGCCGTCGGACCGGACGACCAGTCCGAGGTCGATAACCGACTCGACGCAGCCGCGGCAACCCTGCAGGACCTCCCCGGCCCCGGCCCGCCGGCGGCACCACCGGGTGTCGCGGAACGGCGACCGACCACCGGACGCGACGAGTGGCGCGAGCAGGTCGAGGGCGCGCTCGCCCGGATCGACGGCGGCGACCTGACGAAGGTCGTCCTCGCGCAGGCGCTCGGGACGCGGCTGGAACGGGACCTCTCGGTCCCGGACGCGCTCGCCGCGCTCCGGGCGACGTACCCGGACTGCCACCGCTTTCTCATCGACGGGCGCGCGCCCGGTGACGCCGGCGACGCAGGTCGGGCCGACGGGTCGACCCTGTTCGGCGCGACCCCGGAGCGCCTCGCGTCGGTGTCGGGCCGGCGGCTGGAGACCGAGGCGCTCGCCGGCTCGACCGGCCGGGGCGACACGCCCGAGGAGGACGAGTGGCTCGCCCGGGAACTGCTGGACAGCGAGAAGGACGTGCGCGAACACGAGATCGTCACCGAGGCGGTCCGCGAGCAGATCGCTCCCTTCGCCGCATCCGTCCGCACCGGTCCGCGGACCGTCCGGAAGTTAGACACGGTCCAGCACCTCCGGACGCCCGTCTCGGCGGATCTGGACGACGCCGAACACGTCCTCGACGTGGTCGAGGCGCTCCACCCGACGCCCGCTGTCGGCGGCCTGCCGCCGGACCGCGCCCTGCGGACCATCCGCGAGACCGAGACGTTCGACCGGGGGTGGTACGCCGCGCCGGTCGGCTGGTTCGACGCGGCCGGCAACGGGACGTTCGCGGTGGCGATCCGGTCGGCCGTCGCCCGCGGCGACGCGGCGACGCTGTTTGCCGGAGCCGGCATCGTCGCCGACAGCGACCCCGAACGCGAGTGGGACGAGATCCAGCTGAAGTACCGGCCGGTTCTGGACGCCCTCGAACGATGACCGCCGCGGAACACAACGAGGCGTGGGCCGACGCCCTCGTCGCCGAACTCGCCGCCGGCGGGG
Coding sequences within it:
- the dph2 gene encoding diphthamide biosynthesis enzyme Dph2, whose protein sequence is MSQESEFSEGDLRNTGMSLKHDREWDYELDRIVEAVEERDAKKVGLQFPEGLKRRGPRVADDIRELVPDDVTVMLSGQPCYGACDLDTFLMKRTDVFVHFGHSPMKNTDKVIYVPLFSNVDVFPIMEEALEELPGDEVGLVTTAQHMNQFEDMKAWLEERGYEVHTRRGDDRLTHEGQVLGCNYASAEVDADQVLYVGGGKFHPLGLAMEHPDKKVVIGDPVNNVVTVADTEKFMKQRYASVHKAMDAEKWGVIFCTKIGQGRWEQAQDILDDNDNAYLITMDEVTPDRLRNFDMDAFVNTGCPRITTDDGPQFHKPMLTPGEYEIAVGNKPLDELSFDTFHGTW
- a CDS encoding METTL5 family protein; this translates as MSTRSALSRQLGVVTGFDDPDAALEQYPTPPDLAASIIHVADLRGDVEGRTVVDLGTGTGMLALAAALRGPERVVGIDLDPSPLRTARDNERKVAASADVGWVQGDATDQPLSVDGVTVVMNPPFGAQDGNEHADRAFLEAAAGIAAVSYSVHNAGSREFVESFAADAGGEVTEAFAAELALDRQFDHHDADRETIDAEVFRIDWTAQ
- a CDS encoding disk-shape morphogenesis protein volactin, translating into MAKGLDVGTMNILSAQQDGSDTVFVQQRNSFVEIEYSDMAEQMLSRSEVLHIRKDDTVYVVGDDALNFANIFNRETRRPMKHGILSSDEQSAIPMMKLIIEQVVGEPDRPNEKLYFSTPADPIDSDLSTLYHQKTIESFLDDMGYDAEPINEGMAVVYSELADNNFTGLGISFGAGMTNVCLSYYAVPVMKFSVARGGDWVDEQAAQATGTPVDKVTSIKEEDFELDFTTDVGGVEGALSIYYENLLDYVIERVVQEVDEEDVEEGLDVPVVVTGGTSSPDGFEELFRDHLEDANIPFSISGVTHASEPLYSVARGGLVAARSDEEDPDAGGAADDAEAEAAAADE
- a CDS encoding DMT family transporter translates to MDIYKFRNVWTFVALAVVWGSSFIAIKSGLASLPPVLFAALRYDIAALVVLGYAAIRSERWIPRAGPELRLVATGGTLMVGLHFALLFSGQQYVSSAIGAIVLSLTPVVTPPIAFLLLDDETLSRPGVAGVLLGLVGVAVVANPTGSSLDGGILGVGLLFLSALSFALGSVLTRRFRVGLGTVPTQAWMLAVGALVLHAISAATGESLAAASWSPRVVAGLLYLAVVAGAGGFLLYFDLLERTGPNEASLVNYATPAVAAVAGWAALGETITASTVAGFAVIVAGFALLKWESLSALVSDSEPTSDRRPAGGGSVVVQGNVYLKDAE
- a CDS encoding MBL fold metallo-hydrolase encodes the protein MERIMLSNSAFEGNNNAYLFDDGPETVLLDTGDWMEATRTQLTDALDSHGVSVADIDRILLTHWHHDHTGLAGEIQAASGADVFVHAEDAPLVGGDDDAWAAFHDAQERYFEEWGIPEPKRAELRDRMVDPTTLDAPEVTPMSDGDTFTVNGRDLRVVHTSGHAAGLCMFETTLDGSDVVFTGDALLPEYTPNVGGADVRVRKPLEKYLRALRRIADAGYSRAWPGHRDPIDDPTARAEHIARHHEERAWRVLTALDESGPLDPWAVSAELFGELSGIHILHGPGEAYAHLEHLARTGAVVAERRTYRIAERASDALDRRTDQRWELDV
- a CDS encoding DUF7139 domain-containing protein, with amino-acid sequence MVESKETDNRLFEWYRTYIGEPDARTDVYLGFGLFFGGIALGVIALVLFLWGSAAEPRTAAYFARMGPAYTLGMLSLPAAMIGIVVLLPVEQRAQYAAAVGGAINLAAVVGFNAVYPDDWNGYGADYTLEVVAAYATGLTVVVGATGAALVAHQLARVQPQPGDIEPVEDEDDDGEAISDEQIESDIESAMEDVELSWGGVEKHEGRKISVNTDADIDVSGMDVDAETSRSTGVDSQVQGLRQMKGGEKKTATSESTVDDQTAKLNELRQQKREDDEASSSDDGGLPGLLSRLRSKLGLS
- a CDS encoding isochorismate synthase translates to METQRSGPAADAPLVTRSRAIPAVPVRTALDAFDAPRAVWAAPGEPTVAGCGAAATVVADENRFAAVREAADDLFGSFDDGAAPPARPRLFGGFAFHDDHDPEPPWEGFPPAYFVLPRVQVTTDGDDAWVTVNAVGPDDQSEVDNRLDAAAATLQDLPGPGPPAAPPGVAERRPTTGRDEWREQVEGALARIDGGDLTKVVLAQALGTRLERDLSVPDALAALRATYPDCHRFLIDGRAPGDAGDAGRADGSTLFGATPERLASVSGRRLETEALAGSTGRGDTPEEDEWLARELLDSEKDVREHEIVTEAVREQIAPFAASVRTGPRTVRKLDTVQHLRTPVSADLDDAEHVLDVVEALHPTPAVGGLPPDRALRTIRETETFDRGWYAAPVGWFDAAGNGTFAVAIRSAVARGDAATLFAGAGIVADSDPEREWDEIQLKYRPVLDALER
- a CDS encoding YlbF family regulator, whose protein sequence is MSIETDAAAETADEDVEALGRELGEAIADLPEYREFEEKKAAVEASDEAQAKIEEFEEIRQEFMLARQTGEASQEDLREVQRAQQELHEIPVMAEYHDAQNALDARLEAVNEAISEPLAVDFGEEAGGCCQD
- a CDS encoding DNA methyltransferase; this encodes MSANERHGRSFQVPLVCASASGRWRTLRVPALPRTLARGASERRALALAAWKDGPRGSVSHTGRKHLTWVPGSEAMETVLSFEYDHRHEMPQGHDEIRTPDALVEHFLREYTDPGDRVFDPFAGFGTTLRTAERLDRVPYGIEYEPDRVEYVRDKLDGGEVRNADVLELDADAFPACELAFTSPPFCVEGMERNPFENYAGESTYAEYLDDAATAFANVADVLAPGGHLVIEVVNMRHDGEVTTLAWDLADSAAESLAFRGEVVVAWEGDGYPDREGSYGYGFDHSYCLVFENPA